The Onychomys torridus chromosome 4, mOncTor1.1, whole genome shotgun sequence genome includes a window with the following:
- the Chst14 gene encoding carbohydrate sulfotransferase 14, whose amino-acid sequence MFPRPLTPLAAPKGAEPLGRTPRRAPLSRARAGLGGPPLLLPSMLMFAVIVASSGLLLMIERGILSEMKPLPLHPPSHKDSAWRGTAPKPGGLSLDAGDSDLQVRQDVRNRTLRAVCGQPGMPRDPWDLPVGQRRTLLRHILVSDRYRFLYCYVPKVACSNWKRVLKVLAGVLDNVDVRLKMDHRSDLVFLADLRPEEIRYRLQHYFKFLFVRDPLERLLSAYRNKFGEIREYQQRYGAEIVRRYRAGAGPSPAGDDVTFPEFLRYLVDEDPEHMNEHWMPVYHLCQPCAVHYDFVGSYERLEADANQVLEWVRAPPHVRFPARQAWYRPASPESLHYHLCNAPRALLQDVLPKYILDFSLFAYPLPNVTKEACHQ is encoded by the coding sequence ATGTTCCCTCGCCCTCTAACCCCGCTGGCGGCCCCAAAAGGCGCCGAGCCCCTGGGCCGCACGCCTAGGCGGGCCCCATTGAGTAGGGCCCGTGCTGGGCTCGGGGGACCACCCCTGTTGCTGCCGTCCATGCTGATGTTTGCAGTGATCGTGGCCTCCAGCGGGCTACTGCTCATGATCGAGCGGGGCATCCTATCGGAGATGAAACCCCTTCCCCTGCACCCTCCCAGCCACAAAGACTCGGCCTGGCGTGGGACAGCTCCCAAGCCTGGAGGCCTATCCTTGGATGCTGGGGACTCGGACTTACAAGTGCGGCAGGACGTCCGAAACCGGACCTTGAGGGCGGTGTGCGGACAACCGGGCATGCCCCGGGACCCCTGGGACTTGCCGGTGGGACAGCGGCGCACCCTGCTGCGCCACATCCTCGTAAGTGACCGCTACCGCTTCCTCTACTGCTACGTCCCCAAAGTGGCCTGCTCTAACTGGAAGCGCGTGCTGAAGGTGCTGGCGGGTGTCCTGGACAACGTGGATGTCCGCCTCAAGATGGACCACCGCAGTGACCTAGTGTTTCTGGCAGACCTGCGGCCTGAGGAGATTCGCTACCGTCTGCAGCATTACTTCAAGTTCCTATTTGTGCGAGACCCCTTGGAACGCCTCCTGTCTGCTTACCGCAACAAGTTTGGGGAAATCCGAGAGTACCAGCAGCGCTATGGAGCTGAAATTGTCAGGCGCTACAGGGCTGGAGCTGGCCCCAGTCCTGCAGGGGACGACGTCAccttcccagagttcctgagATACCTGGTGGATGAGGACCCTGAGCACATGAATGAGCATTGGATGCCGGTTTACCACCTTTGCCAACCATGTGCTGTGCACTACGACTTTGTGGGTTCGTATGAGAGGCTGGAAGCTGATGCCAACCAGGTGCTGGAGTGGGTGCGGGCCCCACCCCATGTCCGGTTCCCAGCCCGCCAGGCCTGGTACCGGCCGGCCAGCCCAGAAAGTCTGCATTACCACTTGTGCAATGCCCCACGGGCCCTGCTTCAAGATGTGCTGCCTAAGTATATCCTGGACTTCTCCCTCTTTGCTTACCCACTGCCCAATGTCACCAAGGAAGCCTGTCACCAGTGA